One window from the genome of Grus americana isolate bGruAme1 chromosome 2, bGruAme1.mat, whole genome shotgun sequence encodes:
- the PTF1A gene encoding pancreas transcription factor 1 subunit alpha: METVLLEHFPGGLDSFSSPPYFDEEDFFPEPPPRDALAADGLLEPDVDFLSRQLQEYYRDGGDPEGGYRCPAPAATFPPSPASPGFAYECCGAAGAALLSPGGRLQALGSAKRRRRVRSEAELQQLRQAANVRERRRMQSINDAFEGLRSHIPTLPYEKRLSKVDTLRLAIGYINFLSELVQSDLPLRSASSESPSQPKKIIICHRGTRSPSPSDPDYGLPPLAGHSLSWTDEKQLKEQNIIRTAKVWTPEDPRKVNNKSSLNDIENEPPFDFVA, from the exons ATGGAgacggtgctgctggagcacTTCCCCGGGGGGCTGGACTCCTTCTCCTCGCCCCCATACTTCGACGAGGAGGACTTCTTCCCCGAGCCGCCCCCGCGGGACGCGCTGGCCGCCGACGGGCTGCTGGAGCCGGACGTGGACTTCCTCagccggcagctgcaggagtACTACCGCGACGGCGGCGACCCCGAGGGCGGCTACCGCTGCCCGGCGCCGGCCGCCACCTTCCCGCCGTCGCCCGCTTCGCCCGGTTTCGCCTACGAGTgctgcggggcggcgggcgcggcgctGCTGTCCCCCGGGGGGCGGCTCCAGGCGCTGGGCTCAGCcaagcggcggcggcgggtgcGCTCCGAGgcggagctgcagcagctccggcaGGCCGCCAACGTGCGGGAGCGGCGGCGGATGCAGTCCATCAACGACGCCTTCGAGGGGCTGCGCTCGCACATCCCCACCCTGCCCTACGAGAAGCGGCTCTCCAAGGTGGACACGCTGCGCCTGGCCATCGGCTACATCAACTTCCTCAGCGAGCTGGTGCAGTCCGACCTGCCGCTGCGCAGCGCCAGCAGCGAGAGCCCCAGCCAGCCCAAGAAAATCATCATCTGCCACCGCGGCACAA GATCTCCCTCCCCGAGCGACCCCGACTACGGACTCCCCCCTCTGGCCGGTCACTCGCTGTCGTGGACTGATGAAAAGCAACTCAAGGAACAAAACATCATCCGGACAGCCAAAGTGTGGACCCCCGAGGACCCGCGGAAGGTGAACAACAAATCCTCTCTCAACGACATCGAGAACGAGCCCCCCTTCGACTTCGTGGCGTGA